From a region of the Arachis ipaensis cultivar K30076 chromosome B09, Araip1.1, whole genome shotgun sequence genome:
- the LOC107616333 gene encoding serine hydroxymethyltransferase, mitochondrial-like, with protein sequence MTYLNITFLGVKGLELILSENFTSVSVMQAVGSVMTNKYNEGYPGARYYGGNEYIDMAERLCQKRALKTFRLDPAKWGVNVQPLSESPSNF encoded by the exons ATGACTTATCTGAATATCACTTTTTTGGGGGTGAAGGGGCTTGAATTGATACTGTCAGAGAATTTCACTTCAGTCTCTGTAATGCAAGCTGTTGGCTCAGTCATGACTAACAAGTACAACGAAGGATATCCTGGTGCAAGATATTATGGTGGAAATGA GTACATTGATATGGCAGAAAGACTATGTCAGAAACGTGCCCTCAAGACATTTAGGTTGGATCCAGCTAAATGGGGAG TGAACGTTCAGCCTCTATCTGAGTCTCcttcaaatttttaa